One Pieris rapae chromosome 7, ilPieRapa1.1, whole genome shotgun sequence genomic window carries:
- the LOC110994614 gene encoding ras-related protein Rab-37 isoform X2, giving the protein MSQMGTDDSMSDDVFEDELRAPTLRTTPSPTGYRDYRPVDSPARAPHEDDIPIHKTILLGDSGVGKTSLLVQFETGKFQPGNFSATVGIGFTNKVVAVDGIKVKLQIWDTAGQERFRSVTHAYYRDAHALLLLYDVTNKTSFDNIRAWLGEIREYAQDDVVIMLLGNKSDSGLERAVRREEGQRLAREYQVAFMETSAKTGLNVEAAFAHVARALVVKADPADPARLAVRAQPSQEQRSSCPPCS; this is encoded by the exons ATGAGT caaatgGGAACTGACGACAGCATGAGCGACGATGTGTTCGAAGACGAGTTGCGTGCGCCGACGCTACGGACCACGCCCTCACCCACTGGCTACAGAGACTACCGGCCTGTGGATTCACCTGCGCGAGCGCCTCACGAAGATGACATTCCCATACATAAG ACAATATTGCTCGGTGACAGCGGTGTCGGCAAAACGTCTCTGCTCGTTCAGTTTGAAACTGGTAAATTTCAACCTGGGAATTTTTCAGCGACCGTCGGTATTGGATTTACG AATAAAGTAGTTGCTGTGGACGGAATCAAAGTGAAGCTTCAGATATGGGACACAGCTGGACAAGAGCGCTTTCGTAGCGTCACACACGCCTATTACAGAGACGCTCACG cCCTTCTCCTGCTCTACGATGTGACAAATAAAACCAGTTTTGACAACATTCGCGCGTGGCTCGGCGAGATAAGAGAGTACGCGCAAGACGATGTCGTCATCATGCTTCTTG GAAACAAGTCGGACAGCGGCCTCGAGCGGGCAGTGAGGCGGGAGGAGGGACAGCGTTTGGCGCGAGAATATCAAGTCGCGTTTATGGAGACATCAGCAAAAACCGGGTTGAACGTAGAAGCGGCGTTCGCTCATGTTGCACGCGCTTTGGTCGTGAAAGCGGATCCCGCTGACCCGGCGCGTCTGGCCGTGCGCGCGCAGCCCTCGCAGGAACAACGCTCTAGCTGCCCGCCATGCTCTTAA
- the LOC110994614 gene encoding ras-related protein Rab-37 isoform X1 translates to MWNPNSMDRQMEKRVIVGRVRPTWARNLPEARDDDERSDVSMMPQSDPPSPSDQWDKHGKLDDKYDVFGKVMLLGDSGVGKTCMLVRFRDGTFLAGNYISTVGIDFRNKVVAVDGIKVKLQIWDTAGQERFRSVTHAYYRDAHALLLLYDVTNKTSFDNIRAWLGEIREYAQDDVVIMLLGNKSDSGLERAVRREEGQRLAREYQVAFMETSAKTGLNVEAAFAHVARALVVKADPADPARLAVRAQPSQEQRSSCPPCS, encoded by the exons ATGTGGAACCCAAATTCAATGGACAGACAAATGGAGAAGAGAGTGATTGTTGGGCGTGTGAGACCAACGTGGGCAAGGAACCTTCCTGAAGCTAGGGATGATGATGAGAGGTCCGATGTCAGCATGATGCCACAAAGCGATCCACCGTCACCTTCCGATCAATGGGACAAGCATGGGAAACTGGATGATAAATATGATGTTTTTGGAAag gtTATGTTGCTGGGAGATAGCGGCGTGGGTAAAACATGCATGCTCGTCCGGTTCCGGGATGGCACGTTTCTTGCCGGCAACTACATTTCTACCGTTGGAATTGACTTCCGG AATAAAGTAGTTGCTGTGGACGGAATCAAAGTGAAGCTTCAGATATGGGACACAGCTGGACAAGAGCGCTTTCGTAGCGTCACACACGCCTATTACAGAGACGCTCACG cCCTTCTCCTGCTCTACGATGTGACAAATAAAACCAGTTTTGACAACATTCGCGCGTGGCTCGGCGAGATAAGAGAGTACGCGCAAGACGATGTCGTCATCATGCTTCTTG GAAACAAGTCGGACAGCGGCCTCGAGCGGGCAGTGAGGCGGGAGGAGGGACAGCGTTTGGCGCGAGAATATCAAGTCGCGTTTATGGAGACATCAGCAAAAACCGGGTTGAACGTAGAAGCGGCGTTCGCTCATGTTGCACGCGCTTTGGTCGTGAAAGCGGATCCCGCTGACCCGGCGCGTCTGGCCGTGCGCGCGCAGCCCTCGCAGGAACAACGCTCTAGCTGCCCGCCATGCTCTTAA